In Cydia amplana chromosome 2, ilCydAmpl1.1, whole genome shotgun sequence, the following proteins share a genomic window:
- the LOC134660767 gene encoding pre-mRNA-splicing factor 38: MANRTVKDAKSIRGTNPQYLIEKIIRARIYDSKYWKEECFALTAELLVDKAMELRYVGGVHGGFIYPTPFLCLVLKMLQIQPEKDIVVEFIKNEEFKYVRALGAFYMRLTGTSVDCYKYLEPLFNDNRKLRRQNRTGQFEIVHVDEFIDELLREERLCDVILPRIQKRHVLEENNELEPKVSALDDDLDEDMPSDDDNDPESKENRRDKDRRDKRRERSRDRDRRPKDRKRERSRSRERERRRERDREREKERERDRDRERREREREKEREREKEREREKERDRERRERREVERRDRDRGGRY, encoded by the exons ATGGCGAATCGGACGGTAAAGGACGCGAAATCAATTCGCGGCACAAATCCACAATATTTAATAGAAAAAATCATCAGAGCACGTATATACGATTCCAAATATTGGAAAGAAGAATGTTTCGCTCTTACAGCAGAGTTGTTAGTGGACAAAGCGATGGAATTACGTTACGTTGGCGGCGTGCACGGCGGTTTTATTTACCCGACTCCTTTTCTATGTTTAGTACTCAAAATGCTGCAGATCCAACCGGAGAAAGATATTGTGGTCGAGTTCATAAAGAACGAGGAGTTTAAATATGTCCGTGCATTGGGCGCTTTTTACATGCGCCTCACAGGAACGTCCGTAGACTGTTACAAGTACCTGGAGCCCTTATTCAATGATAACCGCAAATTGAGGCGTCAGAATCGCACGGGACAGTTTGAGATAGTGCACGTAGACGAGTTCATCGACGAGCTGCTTCGTGAAGAGCGTTTATGCGACGTGATACTGCCGAGGATACAGAAACGTCATGTACTGGAGGAAAACAACGAGCTGGAGCCGAAAGTATCAGCCCTGGATGATGATTTGGACGAAGATATGCCCTCTGATGACGATAATGACCCAGAATCCAAAGAAAACAGAAGAGACAAGGACAGAAGGGACAAGAGAAGAGAAAG ATCACGAGACCGTGATCGCCGTCCGAAAGACCGCAAACGGGAGCGCTCGCGCAGCAGAGAACGCGAGCGGCGGCGGGAAAGAGACCGCGAGAGGGAGAAGGAACGCGAGCGAGACCGCGACAGAGAACGCAGAGAGCGCGAACGTGAGAAAGAGAGGGAAAGGGAGAAAGAGAGGGAAAGGGAGAAAGAGAGGGACAGGGAGAGGAGGGAGAGGCGTGAGGTTGAGAGAAGGGACAGAGACAGAGGCGGGAGGTATTAG
- the LOC134660633 gene encoding uncharacterized protein LOC134660633, producing MAIGVDTSKWKPRKITGTPAAKFRNRLAAGILGVGILWGAFFQYSSFTEPMKKAADVLYEDPIEEQERKILIASGLPLRSGRTIRRMMEEEQRVDLPHK from the exons atggcgATCGGTGTTGATACTTCAAAATGGAAACCTAGAAAAATAACAGGAACACCTGCTGCAAAGTTTAGAAATCGTCTTGCTGCCGGCATTTTAGGCGTCGGTATACTATGGGGTGCATTTTTCCA ATATTCTAGTTTTACTGAGCCTATGAAAAAAGCCGCAGACGTACTTTACGAGGATCCCATTGAGGAACAGGAGAGGAAAATATTGATAGCTAGTGGCCTACCATTAAGATCAGGACGTACTATACGGCGGATGATGGAAGAAGAGCAGCGAGTGGACTTGCCTCACAAATAA